The Blastomonas fulva genome contains a region encoding:
- a CDS encoding DMT family transporter: MHPFFPYAALTAAIICEVTGSTFMAKSEQFTRPIPTLLMALFFGMSFYCLTQALRVIPLGITYAIWAGCGIVLTAIVGVVVLRQALDVAAIIGIGLIVSGVVVMQVFSTSSGH, translated from the coding sequence ATGCATCCTTTCTTTCCCTATGCTGCGTTGACGGCTGCTATTATATGCGAAGTGACCGGCTCGACTTTCATGGCAAAATCTGAGCAGTTTACTCGGCCAATTCCGACACTTTTGATGGCATTATTCTTTGGGATGTCATTTTACTGTTTGACGCAAGCGCTCCGCGTTATCCCTCTTGGCATAACATATGCAATTTGGGCTGGATGCGGCATCGTTCTCACTGCCATCGTGGGGGTTGTTGTGCTCCGCCAGGCTTTGGATGTGGCCGCGATCATTGGCATCGGCCTGATCGTTTCAGGCGTGGTCGTTATGCAGGTCTTCTCAACCTCGTCCGGGCATTAA
- a CDS encoding IS3 family transposase (programmed frameshift), protein MKRMRFSEEQIIGVLKEAEAGAKTADLARRHGVSEATIYNWKAKYGGMEVSEARRLRELESENAKLKRLLADAMLDNVALKDLLFKKVVTPAAKREAAAHLQACHGMSERRACRVIDADRKSVRYRSIRDDDGALREKLRGLANQRRRFGYRRLHILLRREGVMINRKKTQRLYREEGLAVRRRRSRKRAVGTRAPAPVLALPNQRWSLDFVHDQMASGRRFRVLNVVDDVTRECLAAVPDTSISGHRVVRELTRLIAQRGKPGMIVSDNGTELTSNAVLAWVAQIGVEWHYIAPGKPMQNGYVESFNGRMRDELLNETLFMSLAHARVEIAAWVEDYNRERPHSSLGYATPAAFAAKLDKQWPASLRPTGSAMQPIASTALMRKTTARL, encoded by the exons ATGAAGCGTATGAGGTTTTCAGAAGAGCAGATCATTGGCGTGCTGAAGGAGGCGGAGGCGGGTGCGAAGACCGCTGATCTTGCTCGGCGGCACGGTGTGTCGGAAGCGACGATCTACAACTGGAAGGCCAAGTATGGGGGGATGGAGGTGTCGGAGGCCCGGCGTTTGCGGGAGCTCGAGAGCGAGAACGCGAAGCTCAAGCGGCTGCTGGCCGATGCGATGCTGGACAACGTGGCTCTGAAGGATTTGCTTT TCAAAAAAGTGGTGACGCCCGCCGCGAAGCGGGAAGCTGCCGCTCATCTCCAAGCGTGCCATGGGATGAGCGAGCGGCGGGCGTGCCGCGTCATCGATGCTGATCGCAAGAGCGTGCGCTACCGTTCCATCCGGGATGATGACGGTGCCCTGCGCGAGAAGCTGCGCGGGCTAGCCAACCAGCGACGCCGGTTCGGCTACCGCCGCCTGCATATCCTGCTGCGCCGGGAGGGTGTGATGATCAACCGCAAGAAGACCCAGCGGCTGTATCGTGAGGAAGGTCTGGCGGTGAGGCGGCGGCGCAGCCGCAAGCGTGCTGTCGGGACCAGGGCACCGGCTCCGGTGCTGGCGCTACCGAACCAGCGCTGGAGCTTGGACTTCGTCCATGACCAGATGGCTTCTGGCAGACGGTTCCGCGTCCTCAATGTGGTCGACGACGTGACCAGGGAGTGCCTGGCGGCTGTGCCGGATACCTCGATCTCCGGACACCGCGTCGTGCGCGAGCTGACCCGGCTGATCGCCCAGCGGGGCAAGCCCGGCATGATCGTCAGCGATAATGGCACCGAGCTCACCAGCAATGCCGTGCTCGCTTGGGTAGCGCAGATCGGGGTCGAGTGGCATTACATCGCGCCGGGCAAGCCGATGCAGAACGGCTACGTCGAGAGCTTCAACGGCCGCATGCGCGATGAGCTGCTGAACGAGACCCTGTTCATGAGCCTCGCCCACGCCCGGGTCGAGATCGCTGCCTGGGTCGAGGATTACAACCGGGAGAGACCGCACTCGTCCCTTGGCTATGCAACCCCGGCGGCGTTCGCCGCCAAACTGGATAAGCAATGGCCTGCTTCGCTACGCCCTACGGGCTCCGCTATGCAGCCCATTGCTTCAACCGCGCTGATGCGCAAAACAACCGCTCGGCTCTAA
- a CDS encoding efflux RND transporter periplasmic adaptor subunit gives MSNTAIDCVPYISKASVISVRRWLMIGSVVLASGQLAGCGSSQPEPAPLRTALTATVQQASSSDTQITGIVRSLGSYDIAPENPGRLVRLRANIGDRVAQGQILAEFDAEPFRLQASQSRAQMQAANVDLDAARREAKRLEGLVEAGAAARQDLDAARTNVSRAEAQQRATSDQAALNARALAKTQLRAPVAGVITARQGELGAILPAGAPVFSLEGAGEREIVAS, from the coding sequence ATGTCAAACACGGCCATAGATTGCGTGCCATATATTAGTAAGGCCTCAGTTATATCAGTTCGCCGCTGGCTGATGATAGGGTCAGTTGTGCTGGCATCAGGGCAACTCGCCGGGTGTGGATCATCCCAGCCAGAACCTGCGCCGCTCAGGACGGCTCTCACGGCGACGGTGCAGCAAGCTAGTTCAAGCGACACCCAGATCACTGGCATCGTCCGATCATTGGGGTCTTATGATATTGCCCCCGAGAATCCTGGGCGGCTTGTTCGGCTAAGAGCAAACATCGGCGATAGGGTCGCGCAGGGTCAAATTCTTGCAGAATTCGACGCGGAGCCATTCCGACTTCAGGCGTCCCAGTCCCGAGCGCAGATGCAGGCCGCGAATGTTGATCTGGATGCTGCCCGCCGTGAGGCAAAACGTCTTGAAGGGCTTGTTGAGGCTGGCGCGGCGGCGCGGCAGGATCTTGATGCCGCAAGGACAAACGTCAGCCGTGCGGAAGCACAGCAGCGGGCTACCTCCGACCAAGCTGCGCTGAATGCCCGTGCCTTGGCAAAAACCCAATTACGCGCGCCCGTGGCCGGGGTGATTACGGCTCGTCAAGGCGAGCTTGGCGCCATACTTCCGGCTGGGGCCCCCGTGTTCTCGCTGGAAGGTGCGGGTGAACGCGAGATCGTTGCTTCGTGA
- a CDS encoding NAD(P)/FAD-dependent oxidoreductase, with amino-acid sequence MNVDRRRRRIVVVGGGVAGVEIATSLGRRSKNDQSMPAVILVDRDSAHIWKPMLHTIAAGTRDISQQQTPYLAQARDAGFEYQPGEMCSLNRANRTIGLAPLHAPDGRLLVPAREIAYDTLVISVGSEANDFGTPGVQEYCFKIDSRLQADAFNREVRIRMLQSVAQEQDLSIAIVGGGATGVELAAELMQLTQIAEAYGAPALSSRIRITLIESGPRLLPAFPDDISQATEERLESIGIRVMTNSKVSAATTEGFELDDGPTVTASLKVWAAGVKAPAFLTNLDGLESTRGNQLVVLPSLQTTQDPNIFSLGDCSSLTLSQGERPLPPTAQVAHQQAQHLIRHLPAVISRGKRPPDFNYRDFGSLVSLAEYDAFGSLGKYGLFKGTTIRGRLAQLSHAMLYRSHQARLYGFWRGSLVWMVDRLNMRLRSAIRLD; translated from the coding sequence ATGAATGTCGACAGGCGGCGCAGAAGGATCGTTGTGGTGGGTGGTGGAGTAGCAGGGGTCGAAATTGCCACCTCGCTCGGACGCCGGTCGAAGAACGATCAGAGTATGCCGGCTGTCATATTGGTCGATCGTGATTCCGCCCATATCTGGAAGCCGATGCTTCACACGATCGCGGCAGGTACACGTGATATATCTCAACAGCAGACGCCTTATCTCGCACAAGCCCGAGATGCTGGCTTCGAATATCAGCCTGGCGAGATGTGCAGTCTCAATCGGGCCAATCGCACGATAGGCCTCGCTCCGCTCCATGCTCCAGATGGTCGGTTGCTCGTTCCTGCAAGGGAAATCGCCTACGACACTCTCGTCATATCGGTTGGAAGCGAGGCCAATGACTTCGGAACACCTGGTGTACAGGAATATTGCTTCAAAATTGATTCCCGCTTGCAGGCTGACGCATTCAACCGTGAAGTCCGTATTCGGATGCTGCAATCCGTCGCGCAGGAACAGGACTTATCCATCGCAATAGTAGGCGGTGGCGCGACCGGCGTCGAACTCGCGGCCGAACTAATGCAACTCACGCAGATCGCGGAGGCCTACGGCGCCCCAGCACTATCATCCCGGATCAGGATCACCCTGATCGAGAGTGGGCCACGCTTGTTGCCGGCCTTTCCAGACGACATCTCGCAGGCAACGGAGGAGAGGCTTGAGAGTATCGGCATCAGGGTGATGACTAACTCTAAGGTCAGTGCGGCAACGACGGAAGGCTTCGAGCTTGACGATGGCCCAACGGTCACCGCGTCTCTCAAAGTATGGGCTGCCGGCGTGAAAGCGCCCGCTTTTCTGACCAATCTCGATGGACTCGAGAGCACCCGAGGCAACCAACTTGTCGTGCTGCCGTCACTGCAGACGACACAGGACCCAAACATTTTTTCACTCGGAGATTGCTCAAGCCTTACCTTGTCCCAAGGGGAACGTCCCCTGCCGCCAACGGCGCAGGTCGCCCACCAGCAGGCGCAGCATTTGATTCGTCATCTTCCCGCCGTCATCTCGCGTGGAAAGCGGCCGCCTGATTTTAACTATCGGGATTTCGGTTCTCTCGTATCGCTTGCCGAATATGATGCTTTTGGCTCACTCGGAAAATACGGATTATTCAAGGGAACGACGATAAGAGGAAGACTGGCCCAGTTGAGCCATGCAATGCTGTACCGCAGCCATCAGGCACGGTTGTACGGTTTTTGGCGCGGAAGTCTTGTCTGGATGGTGGATCGTCTCAACATGCGGCTGCGCTCGGCGATCCGCCTCGATTGA
- a CDS encoding TolC family protein codes for MPTWTVIAEGQSAQPVVLDWWRAFNDPVLDTLVSDALARNADLAAAAANLKAAQALVGEAKASALPGGSVEAGVSSRRVAGLAQPPFPGAPDRYPDQNLANVGVTLGWEVDLFGRISANLAAARAQEGEALWLRRQTEAAVAASVVRAYVENRYAAEQELLVQKRIAALEAISLSVDKAEALGAASRIDREAATSALALARGQLPDLVASRRNSARRLSILGGRVPDPNLAPGSLPIAPSVLDAGDPAAMLRRRPDVGAAEQRLAGTVAQARIAVTDLYPRISLAGNIALSARPDRLGDDGAVGFAVGPSLIWGLFDMPRLLRRVKSADARSEAALAQWQAVVLAALEESDSALEAWNSSRWAANEAEIAARSAEQSAELATVRENAGQISARARLGAQVEALDAKSTALARRVQKTQGWIAAQLALGAGWRDIRP; via the coding sequence ATGCCGACCTGGACGGTGATTGCAGAAGGACAGAGTGCCCAGCCGGTCGTTCTGGACTGGTGGCGGGCATTTAATGACCCGGTGCTCGATACATTGGTCAGCGATGCGTTGGCGCGCAATGCCGATCTCGCCGCCGCTGCCGCAAACCTCAAAGCGGCTCAGGCACTGGTTGGCGAAGCGAAGGCCAGCGCTCTGCCAGGTGGATCGGTTGAAGCTGGCGTCTCCAGCAGGCGCGTTGCGGGATTAGCCCAGCCCCCATTTCCGGGGGCGCCTGATCGCTATCCGGACCAGAATCTGGCAAATGTCGGAGTCACGCTCGGGTGGGAAGTCGATCTGTTTGGACGCATCTCCGCGAACCTCGCAGCAGCACGCGCTCAGGAAGGTGAAGCTCTATGGCTGCGCCGGCAGACAGAGGCTGCGGTAGCGGCGTCGGTTGTCCGCGCTTATGTGGAGAATCGCTACGCTGCCGAGCAAGAGCTGCTGGTGCAGAAGCGCATCGCCGCGCTGGAGGCAATTTCACTGAGTGTCGATAAAGCGGAAGCGCTCGGTGCCGCTTCACGCATAGATCGCGAGGCGGCAACTAGTGCGCTTGCCCTGGCGCGAGGTCAGTTACCTGACCTTGTCGCTTCACGCCGCAATAGCGCACGACGTCTGTCGATCCTTGGCGGGCGCGTGCCTGACCCCAATCTGGCGCCAGGCAGTCTACCCATCGCTCCCAGCGTGCTTGATGCCGGCGATCCGGCAGCCATGCTGCGCCGACGACCCGATGTCGGCGCAGCCGAGCAGCGGCTTGCTGGCACTGTGGCACAAGCGCGTATTGCGGTCACAGATCTCTATCCACGTATTTCGCTAGCCGGAAATATCGCGCTTTCAGCTCGGCCTGACCGGCTCGGCGATGATGGCGCCGTAGGATTTGCGGTTGGGCCGAGCCTGATCTGGGGTTTGTTTGATATGCCCCGGCTACTACGCCGGGTGAAATCTGCTGATGCTAGATCGGAAGCCGCGCTTGCACAGTGGCAGGCCGTGGTTCTGGCCGCACTCGAAGAGTCCGATAGCGCCTTGGAGGCTTGGAACTCAAGTCGGTGGGCCGCCAATGAGGCAGAAATTGCCGCGCGCTCTGCCGAGCAAAGCGCTGAATTGGCGACAGTTCGGGAAAATGCGGGTCAGATTTCTGCTCGTGCACGGTTGGGCGCGCAAGTCGAAGCACTGGATGCAAAGTCGACCGCCTTGGCCCGGCGAGTTCAGAAAACGCAAGGCTGGATAGCCGCGCAGCTCGCGTTGGGAGCAGGCTGGCGCGACATCCGCCCTTAA
- a CDS encoding LysR family transcriptional regulator — MPFNIRQLRYAIAAADHGSFYRAARALDVEQSTLSRAILKLEHSIGMSIFERSRSGVTTTLAGSTFIRSAKPMVDTADKLVKMMRAAGQGRAGGLMIGHNSSVSAGNLRATILNWIETHPDVDVECVESDRSLLLAGLNTGEIDIAILMGVAGQNGFRCEPVWSERMLVALPESHPLANQDVVHWTDLREERFLLPITDPGPAIRDMLLGRLALSGSKPDIRVLRSSRETVLSMLGVSSGVSIVCEGSTGALYPDVVYRPIHGEQGPALTGFSAYWCEDNINPTIHRFLGFIKSRYALTFDFSTKIQ, encoded by the coding sequence TTGCCGTTCAATATCCGGCAACTTCGCTACGCTATCGCGGCAGCAGATCACGGTTCCTTCTATCGTGCGGCACGTGCCCTAGATGTCGAGCAATCGACTCTGAGCCGGGCTATCCTGAAGCTGGAACACTCTATCGGCATGTCTATTTTTGAGCGCTCGCGTTCAGGTGTCACAACAACGCTGGCTGGAAGCACCTTCATCCGCAGCGCTAAGCCGATGGTAGACACAGCCGATAAGTTGGTAAAAATGATGCGTGCAGCAGGTCAGGGCCGTGCTGGTGGCCTGATGATCGGACACAACAGTTCCGTTTCTGCCGGCAATTTGCGTGCAACGATATTGAATTGGATCGAAACTCACCCGGATGTTGATGTGGAGTGCGTTGAATCCGACAGAAGTCTACTTCTGGCCGGACTGAATACTGGAGAAATTGACATCGCAATCTTGATGGGCGTTGCGGGGCAGAACGGATTTCGCTGCGAACCGGTGTGGAGCGAGCGAATGCTCGTTGCATTACCCGAGTCGCATCCACTCGCGAACCAAGATGTCGTGCACTGGACTGATCTTCGGGAAGAGCGCTTCCTATTACCAATCACCGACCCTGGCCCAGCTATTCGCGATATGCTGCTTGGCCGTCTGGCGTTGTCCGGCAGTAAGCCCGATATTCGAGTATTGCGGTCGAGCCGAGAGACTGTGTTGAGCATGCTAGGCGTTAGCTCTGGCGTGAGCATCGTTTGCGAAGGTTCGACCGGCGCACTGTACCCTGATGTTGTGTATCGGCCAATACACGGGGAACAAGGGCCGGCACTAACTGGCTTTTCCGCCTATTGGTGCGAAGACAATATCAATCCGACTATTCACCGTTTCCTCGGATTCATCAAGAGTCGCTACGCGCTAACCTTTGATTTCTCGACAAAAATACAGTAA
- a CDS encoding DUF2274 domain-containing protein, whose amino-acid sequence MTKLKLGPLADDRPVKLTVELPAAVHRDLTAYAAALAAETGGDAIVPEKLVSPMLAKFMASDRGFSRRRDTSKS is encoded by the coding sequence ATGACGAAGTTGAAGCTCGGGCCGCTGGCCGACGATCGCCCCGTCAAGCTCACGGTGGAGTTGCCTGCCGCTGTTCACCGCGATCTCACGGCCTACGCCGCCGCGCTTGCGGCCGAGACCGGCGGGGATGCTATCGTTCCTGAGAAGCTCGTCTCGCCAATGCTGGCGAAGTTCATGGCGAGCGACCGAGGATTCTCGCGGCGACGGGATACCTCGAAGAGCTGA
- a CDS encoding TetR/AcrR family transcriptional regulator — MSKSNIAARRGRPADPQARAKRRSQILEAAHRCFARKGFHLTTAAEISAEAEISVAGLYQYFPSKDDLILALIELDLAESVGLIEVLMASENFFDGAESILLLAMQDERQQAMSRLRLEIIAEASRKPEIAEIAISCDQRFTTAMVRAVTLAQAKGQIASSVDPYELTIAFNCIMDGLFGRICLPGYARAQLVTACVDMMRRAAVPI, encoded by the coding sequence ATGTCCAAATCGAATATCGCTGCACGCCGTGGCCGACCGGCCGATCCTCAGGCACGTGCTAAGCGTCGCTCACAGATTCTGGAGGCTGCGCATCGATGCTTTGCGCGGAAAGGGTTTCACCTTACGACCGCCGCGGAGATCAGTGCTGAAGCCGAGATAAGTGTTGCCGGCCTCTATCAGTATTTTCCGAGCAAAGACGATCTCATTCTAGCTCTGATCGAGTTAGATCTCGCCGAAAGCGTTGGCCTCATCGAAGTTCTGATGGCCAGTGAGAACTTTTTTGATGGTGCTGAAAGCATACTCCTCTTGGCTATGCAGGACGAACGGCAGCAAGCCATGTCGCGCCTTCGGCTAGAAATTATAGCTGAAGCGAGCCGCAAACCGGAAATTGCTGAGATTGCGATCTCCTGCGACCAGCGTTTTACCACGGCGATGGTTCGAGCCGTCACTTTGGCACAAGCAAAAGGCCAGATCGCAAGTTCAGTCGATCCGTATGAGCTAACGATCGCATTTAACTGTATAATGGATGGGCTGTTCGGGCGCATTTGTTTACCCGGTTACGCTCGCGCTCAGTTAGTGACTGCTTGCGTCGATATGATGCGCCGCGCCGCCGTACCAATCTGA
- a CDS encoding efflux RND transporter permease subunit, with translation MSLTEIAMKRSRFTLTGAVALLIAGLVILIGFPATEEPTVPFRAATIEAYLPGATPERLESLVAKPLEERVRTVAEVKKMETTLRPGVVIMTIALHSNVSPQRVNQVWQTLRARSQEAAALFPAGTIGPVLNDSWGRVSVMTLALTGESYSQGQLQEAARAARLRLQGVTGVEQVSLHGVREEQIYIEILPARLAAAGISLEAVAKAIGDRNMVVSAGELDVSGRTLMLDASGQLKTASAVGAVPVALPGGGSVPLSTIAKIEQRPQDPPTAAAVFDGKPAIVLGVSMRTGLNVVDFADALRAGVASAQADLPIGMTLSPITDQAEVVGHNLQKVGKIFAETVVIVMGVVVVFLGWRAGLVTSVIVPLTVLGTLLVMSVLGIELHQISIAAIIIALGIFVDNAIVVVEDYQRRIGDGEAAESAAIHAGKTMAAPLLVSSLAIILAFTPLVAGSSETAEYMRSLAIVLGVTLLLSLFLALTVVALLCKMYIKAPHEEHEKDDWIGRLRRWYGRKVLIIVGRPATVAVAMVALLAGATVLNGLLPQGLLGPSDRAQVQIPIEIAPGGATRESLRVAQEISARISDRKAHPEVVSNVVYVGDGGPRFILGLNPPLPAGNRAYAVVNLAKGADSDAVVRELRDDLTTRFPQARIEPKRFSLGMSEAGKAVFILTGPDRDTLSKAAEKLKSALRTVPGTLDVRDDAETVIPRLVVDIDRARAEAASVTPADTARALQAAYSGVTVTTLTRGELTTPVVLRADATLRLSPDAISATLVKPGVTLGDIATVRLADQDSVLNRRNQYPTIMVSARHPTLTAQALTSKVADAVASLDLPAGHSVIPGGEIEESAEANGGLIQYLPIALFGMAGLFLWQFGSVRKTMIVMASIPFVIIGATLGLFLARQEMNYTATLGLLALAGIIVNNAVLLLERVVEERANGAGHVDAIVRAAEVRLRPIIMTKLTCIVGLLPLFAFGGDLWRPMAAAMIGGLALGTLITLVLIPALYSLLFHRLPALRTRSAPPQEALS, from the coding sequence ATGTCCCTCACTGAAATCGCCATGAAGCGGTCACGCTTCACTCTGACCGGCGCCGTCGCCTTGCTCATCGCAGGCTTGGTGATCCTGATCGGATTCCCCGCCACCGAGGAGCCGACCGTCCCGTTTCGGGCTGCCACAATTGAAGCCTATCTTCCGGGCGCAACACCTGAGCGTCTGGAGAGCCTAGTGGCCAAGCCGCTCGAAGAGCGTGTGCGAACCGTTGCCGAAGTCAAAAAAATGGAAACGACTCTGCGCCCTGGCGTGGTGATCATGACCATTGCGCTTCACAGCAATGTCAGTCCTCAGCGCGTAAACCAGGTCTGGCAGACCTTGCGCGCTCGAAGCCAGGAGGCCGCAGCGCTCTTCCCGGCAGGCACGATCGGCCCAGTCCTCAACGATTCCTGGGGCCGGGTATCAGTTATGACCCTTGCGCTTACTGGCGAAAGTTACAGCCAGGGTCAGCTACAGGAAGCTGCGCGCGCGGCACGATTGCGGTTGCAAGGCGTGACCGGCGTTGAGCAGGTCTCGCTTCACGGTGTGCGTGAAGAACAAATTTACATTGAAATATTGCCAGCGCGCCTCGCTGCGGCTGGCATCAGCCTGGAAGCCGTCGCCAAGGCGATCGGTGATCGGAACATGGTGGTGTCGGCCGGCGAGCTCGATGTGTCCGGACGCACTCTGATGCTTGATGCCTCCGGTCAGCTCAAGACAGCCTCTGCGGTCGGGGCTGTACCCGTCGCCCTTCCAGGCGGAGGTTCCGTCCCGCTTTCCACGATCGCCAAGATCGAACAACGCCCCCAGGACCCTCCGACGGCTGCTGCCGTTTTCGACGGCAAACCGGCGATCGTACTCGGCGTCTCGATGCGCACGGGCCTGAACGTCGTCGATTTCGCTGACGCGCTCCGCGCGGGAGTCGCCTCCGCACAAGCAGACCTCCCGATCGGGATGACCCTTTCCCCGATCACCGATCAGGCGGAGGTCGTGGGCCACAATCTGCAGAAGGTCGGCAAGATTTTCGCGGAGACGGTCGTCATCGTCATGGGTGTCGTCGTCGTGTTTCTCGGTTGGCGTGCTGGATTGGTCACCAGTGTGATTGTGCCGCTAACGGTCCTCGGCACTCTTCTGGTGATGAGCGTGCTTGGGATCGAACTGCACCAGATCTCAATCGCCGCCATCATCATCGCGCTTGGTATCTTCGTCGACAATGCCATCGTGGTAGTCGAGGATTATCAGCGACGTATTGGAGATGGCGAAGCCGCCGAATCCGCTGCTATCCATGCGGGCAAGACTATGGCCGCGCCGCTGCTGGTTTCGTCTCTGGCTATCATCCTGGCCTTTACCCCGCTGGTGGCCGGGTCGAGTGAAACTGCCGAATACATGCGCAGCCTCGCTATTGTTCTCGGCGTCACATTACTCCTGTCGTTGTTTCTCGCCCTGACGGTCGTGGCACTACTCTGCAAGATGTACATCAAAGCCCCTCACGAGGAGCATGAGAAGGACGACTGGATCGGGCGGCTCAGGCGCTGGTACGGGCGCAAAGTACTAATCATTGTCGGCCGTCCAGCAACTGTAGCTGTCGCAATGGTTGCGCTCCTCGCAGGGGCGACCGTCCTCAATGGCCTCCTGCCTCAAGGGCTGCTGGGTCCGTCTGACCGTGCCCAGGTACAGATTCCGATTGAGATCGCCCCCGGAGGCGCCACTCGGGAAAGCCTGAGGGTGGCTCAGGAAATCTCGGCAAGGATAAGCGATCGGAAGGCGCATCCGGAAGTCGTCAGCAACGTGGTTTATGTCGGCGACGGTGGACCGCGGTTCATTCTTGGCCTCAACCCGCCTCTGCCGGCTGGCAACCGCGCCTACGCCGTCGTCAATCTTGCCAAGGGCGCTGATAGCGATGCTGTCGTGCGCGAACTGCGCGACGATCTCACCACCCGTTTTCCGCAGGCGCGTATCGAGCCCAAGCGCTTTTCCCTGGGGATGTCGGAAGCCGGCAAGGCGGTGTTCATTCTTACAGGGCCCGATCGCGACACATTGAGCAAGGCTGCCGAGAAGCTCAAATCGGCACTGCGTACAGTGCCGGGGACGCTCGACGTCCGAGATGATGCTGAAACGGTGATCCCGCGCCTTGTCGTAGATATCGATCGCGCACGCGCGGAAGCCGCCAGCGTCACGCCGGCCGACACGGCGCGTGCCCTGCAAGCGGCTTACTCGGGGGTAACGGTCACCACATTGACCCGTGGCGAACTCACGACCCCGGTCGTATTGCGCGCCGATGCGACGCTGCGCCTTTCGCCCGACGCAATCTCGGCGACGCTGGTCAAGCCGGGCGTTACGCTTGGCGATATCGCGACAGTGCGCCTGGCCGATCAGGACAGCGTTTTAAATCGCCGCAATCAATACCCCACGATTATGGTTAGTGCGCGCCACCCCACTCTGACGGCCCAGGCACTGACCAGCAAGGTCGCCGACGCGGTCGCCAGCCTCGACCTGCCAGCCGGGCATTCGGTGATCCCGGGGGGTGAGATCGAAGAATCTGCCGAAGCCAATGGCGGCCTGATCCAGTATTTGCCGATAGCACTCTTCGGCATGGCCGGACTGTTCCTGTGGCAGTTTGGTAGCGTCAGGAAGACGATGATCGTCATGGCCTCGATCCCATTCGTCATCATTGGGGCGACCTTGGGTCTGTTCCTCGCCCGTCAGGAGATGAACTACACCGCCACGCTCGGTCTGCTGGCGCTGGCTGGAATCATCGTCAACAATGCGGTTCTACTGCTCGAACGAGTAGTCGAGGAGCGGGCCAACGGTGCCGGTCATGTCGATGCCATCGTCCGTGCAGCGGAGGTCCGTTTGCGCCCGATCATCATGACCAAGCTTACCTGCATTGTCGGTCTTCTGCCGCTGTTCGCCTTCGGCGGCGATCTTTGGCGACCGATGGCAGCCGCGATGATCGGAGGCCTGGCGCTCGGCACGCTTATCACTTTGGTCCTGATCCCGGCGCTCTATTCGCTGTTGTTCCACCGCCTGCCGGCTTTGCGAACCCGTTCTGCCCCGCCTCAGGAGGCTTTGTCATGA